One region of Flavobacterium sp. KACC 22763 genomic DNA includes:
- a CDS encoding alpha-galactosidase: MKKVLFLLVLTTLFWKTNAQNDPIAIETQNTALILKVAKNGLLYQSYLGTKLEASAYNALSKETERTFVINDGNPLLNLRHQAYPTYGTDNLFESAIRMTHNDGNPALELVYVSHQTIKIDGNTTETSIKMKDPVYPVEVTLHYKSFYKENVIEQWTEIVHREKKPVTLYNYASSMLHFDADKYWLTQFHGDWAKEVRMQESELTSGAKVIDSKLGVRTNMYQTPVFFLALNDKAKENTGELVAGTIAWSGNFKFTFELDNKKSLRISSGINPFASEYSLQPGEVFTTPSFIYTFSNKGKGQASRNLHSWAKNYGVKDGDKSRLTLLNNWETTFFNFDEKKLTEMFEDSKTLGVDMFLLDDGWFGNKYPRSGDKSGLGDWQATKTKLPNGLGFLMQQAEKTGVKFGIWIEPEMVNPKSELYEKHPDWVLKLPNRAESYYRTQLVLDLSNPKVQDFVFKTVDDIMQTNGGVAFFKWDCNRMMTNAYSTYLKNQQSHLFIEYTRGLYKVLERIKTKYPHLPMMLCAGGGGRTDYAFLKYFTEFWASDNTDPYNRVFIQWGYSQFFPAFAICNHVTSWGNQSIKFKTDVAMMGKLGFDINVKELKEKELKYTQDAVANYKRLSSVIWHGDMYRIVSPYEDSRAVLMYVDESKDKAVLFSYTLHPLYDPQYNLVRFQGLDANKKYKVEEINLMPEAKQTLQESGEPFTGDYLMNVGLRVSSSKVESSVVLEITAVSGN, encoded by the coding sequence ATGAAAAAAGTACTATTCCTATTAGTTCTGACTACTTTATTTTGGAAGACTAATGCACAAAATGATCCTATTGCTATAGAAACCCAGAATACGGCATTGATCTTAAAAGTAGCAAAAAACGGATTGCTTTACCAGTCTTATTTAGGGACAAAATTGGAAGCTTCAGCATATAATGCGCTTTCTAAAGAAACTGAAAGAACATTTGTTATAAACGACGGAAATCCATTGCTTAATCTAAGACATCAGGCATATCCAACTTACGGAACAGATAATTTGTTTGAATCGGCTATCAGGATGACGCATAATGATGGGAATCCTGCTTTGGAGCTGGTTTATGTAAGTCATCAGACCATAAAGATTGATGGTAATACGACTGAAACTAGCATAAAAATGAAAGATCCGGTTTATCCTGTAGAAGTTACGCTTCATTATAAGTCTTTCTACAAAGAAAATGTTATTGAGCAATGGACAGAGATTGTGCATCGCGAGAAGAAACCTGTAACGTTGTATAACTATGCTTCGTCTATGCTGCATTTTGATGCTGATAAATATTGGTTGACTCAATTTCATGGCGATTGGGCAAAAGAAGTTAGAATGCAGGAAAGCGAATTAACGAGCGGTGCCAAAGTAATCGATTCTAAATTAGGTGTAAGAACCAATATGTACCAGACGCCAGTCTTCTTTTTGGCATTGAATGACAAAGCAAAAGAGAACACTGGAGAGCTTGTGGCAGGAACTATTGCCTGGTCGGGAAATTTTAAATTTACTTTTGAATTGGATAATAAAAAATCACTGAGAATCAGTTCTGGAATTAACCCGTTTGCTTCAGAATATAGTCTTCAGCCGGGTGAAGTATTTACAACGCCGTCTTTTATTTATACTTTTTCGAACAAAGGAAAAGGACAAGCAAGTAGAAATTTGCATTCTTGGGCAAAAAACTATGGCGTAAAAGATGGGGATAAATCTCGTTTGACTTTATTGAACAATTGGGAAACTACTTTTTTTAATTTCGACGAAAAGAAATTAACAGAAATGTTTGAAGATTCTAAAACATTGGGTGTTGATATGTTTTTATTAGACGACGGATGGTTTGGAAATAAATATCCGAGAAGCGGAGACAAATCTGGTTTAGGAGATTGGCAAGCAACGAAAACAAAACTACCAAATGGTTTAGGTTTTCTAATGCAGCAGGCTGAAAAAACAGGAGTTAAATTCGGAATCTGGATTGAACCAGAAATGGTAAATCCGAAAAGCGAATTGTATGAAAAACATCCAGACTGGGTTTTAAAATTGCCAAATAGAGCAGAAAGCTACTATCGTACGCAATTGGTTTTAGATTTATCAAATCCTAAAGTGCAGGATTTTGTGTTTAAAACGGTTGACGATATTATGCAGACAAATGGCGGTGTAGCATTCTTTAAATGGGATTGTAATCGTATGATGACCAACGCGTATTCTACGTATTTAAAAAATCAGCAATCGCATTTGTTTATTGAATACACCAGAGGTTTGTATAAAGTTTTAGAAAGAATTAAAACTAAATATCCGCATTTGCCAATGATGCTTTGTGCAGGCGGTGGCGGAAGAACAGATTATGCTTTCTTAAAATATTTTACAGAGTTTTGGGCTAGTGACAATACTGATCCTTACAACAGAGTATTTATTCAGTGGGGGTATTCACAGTTTTTTCCAGCTTTTGCAATTTGCAATCACGTAACATCTTGGGGAAATCAGTCTATTAAATTCAAAACAGATGTTGCCATGATGGGAAAATTAGGTTTTGACATTAATGTAAAAGAACTGAAAGAAAAAGAACTAAAATATACTCAAGATGCAGTAGCTAACTATAAAAGATTAAGTTCTGTAATCTGGCATGGCGATATGTATAGAATTGTTTCTCCTTATGAAGACAGTCGTGCCGTTTTAATGTATGTTGACGAATCAAAAGACAAAGCCGTTTTATTTTCGTATACACTTCATCCGCTTTATGATCCGCAATATAATTTGGTTCGTTTTCAAGGTTTAGATGCCAATAAAAAGTATAAAGTGGAAGAAATCAACTTAATGCCTGAAGCAAAGCAAACGCTACAAGAATCTGGAGAACCTTTTACAGGAGATTATTTAATGAATGTGGGTTTGAGAGTTTCTTCTTCAAAAGTAGAATCAAGTGTTGTGCTTGAAATCACAGCAGTGTCTGGAAATTAA
- a CDS encoding SusC/RagA family TonB-linked outer membrane protein, whose amino-acid sequence MTKQKPTKDWLSSETWKITKLTSGALLALTLQTSFAAELGENKISNKLTTNLALTNSKSTSFAVEKLIKGKVTGPQGEPLPGVNILVKGTKITATTDFDGNFTIEVPDSNSILVFSYTGFLTKEVRADDAASIQLEEQNQTLNEVVVVGYGTQKKASTTGAIASIKGGVLTQNASANVSNGIAGRMSGVIASNRSGRPGDDSSTLLIRGFNSFGGGTSPLVVVDGIPDRDLNRINPDDIESVTVLKDASAAIYGVRSANGVILVTTKRGKVGAPTIKVDGSYGVQQLTRMSERVNSWEYMTYYNELNAHKGTSLPYTQAEIDKYKAGNDPNYTSTDWMKQVYRKDAPQANLSLSVNGGNEQVKYFFSGQYLNQESNLRYSDERYRQFNLRSNIDVNITSNFKVNLDIATRKEDRNYPAVSIGSIMHETVSMYPFIPAYWKNGYPSSGITNGRNPILMSSPAAGYDKVVNLIVNPKIGFELKLPRITEGLSLSGYAAFDYNVRSEKKFTKPWDAYSYDKTNDSYNNVKNSTSITSVMQEERIANQNTYFAKLAYDRKFDKHSVNAFVGYEQTTMDKTQTYAYRRDLLSDQLDQIFTGSTKGQNATGGAYQDGRESFLGRVAYNFDDKYFAEVTARYNGSFNFPSSTRWGMFPAISAGWKISEEPFFKNNIKGFDLLKIRASWGRMGNDDLRETINGVDYLNQYLFLTRYQLTTDQQLYSYFGSDYTLNNSIYLSSTPNPNITWEIQDSKNIGFDFGFFGNKLTATFDYFSNKRSDILAARNASVPLYTGLSLPKENIGKTVNRGTDWSINYADRINSFKYSVGFNFTYAQSEVLFRDEAANIPAWQKSTGRAIDSWLVYQTNGIYRTQAEVDNSPHFEGAKPGDLWVKDTDGDGNITSNDKVRIPESATPKIAYGIPIRAEYKGFSVDMLWTGQAKAKQVILPQAQGAIVAPPRWLYDDRYTADNPNSKYPVAFNDSDPRNNIEADFWLKDASFFRLKSLEVSYTLPEKVLSRFGILNTRFYAGGTNLFSIDHMKQYNLDPETNNKTGVIYPQTRIYRIGVSIEL is encoded by the coding sequence ATGACCAAACAAAAACCAACAAAAGATTGGCTTTCTTCTGAGACATGGAAGATTACCAAACTAACATCGGGAGCCTTACTGGCGCTTACTTTACAAACTTCTTTTGCTGCAGAGTTAGGAGAGAATAAAATCTCCAACAAACTGACTACTAATCTGGCTCTGACAAATAGCAAAAGCACATCGTTTGCAGTAGAAAAACTAATAAAAGGTAAAGTAACTGGCCCACAAGGAGAACCACTTCCTGGTGTAAATATTCTTGTAAAAGGAACAAAAATTACAGCTACTACAGACTTTGATGGTAATTTTACTATTGAAGTTCCAGATTCCAATAGCATTCTTGTTTTTTCTTACACTGGATTTTTAACAAAAGAAGTTCGTGCAGACGATGCGGCAAGCATTCAGCTTGAAGAACAAAATCAAACCTTAAACGAAGTTGTTGTCGTAGGATACGGAACACAGAAAAAAGCTTCTACAACGGGAGCAATTGCATCGATTAAAGGAGGTGTTTTGACTCAAAATGCGTCTGCAAACGTATCAAACGGAATTGCCGGACGTATGTCTGGAGTAATCGCTAGTAACCGTTCTGGAAGGCCGGGTGATGATAGCTCTACTCTTTTAATTAGAGGGTTCAACTCTTTTGGCGGAGGAACAAGTCCGCTTGTAGTTGTGGATGGTATTCCTGACCGTGACTTAAACAGGATCAATCCTGATGATATCGAATCTGTAACGGTTTTAAAAGATGCATCGGCGGCAATTTACGGAGTTCGTTCTGCAAATGGGGTTATTCTGGTAACTACCAAAAGAGGAAAAGTAGGTGCGCCAACTATTAAAGTTGATGGATCTTATGGTGTTCAGCAGTTAACTAGAATGAGCGAAAGAGTTAATTCTTGGGAATACATGACGTATTACAATGAACTTAATGCTCATAAAGGAACATCGCTTCCTTACACTCAGGCAGAAATTGATAAATACAAAGCAGGAAACGATCCTAACTATACCAGCACAGACTGGATGAAACAAGTCTATAGAAAAGATGCCCCGCAAGCCAACCTTTCGCTTTCTGTAAATGGAGGTAATGAACAAGTAAAATATTTCTTTTCTGGCCAATATTTAAATCAGGAAAGTAACCTTAGATATAGTGACGAGAGATACAGACAGTTCAATTTGAGATCAAATATTGATGTTAATATTACTTCAAATTTTAAGGTAAACTTAGATATTGCTACGCGTAAAGAAGACAGAAATTATCCAGCAGTAAGCATTGGAAGTATTATGCATGAGACCGTTAGTATGTATCCTTTTATTCCTGCATACTGGAAAAACGGTTATCCATCATCGGGAATTACAAATGGTAGAAACCCAATTTTAATGTCTTCACCAGCGGCAGGTTATGATAAAGTGGTAAACTTAATTGTAAACCCAAAAATCGGTTTTGAGCTAAAATTACCAAGAATAACTGAAGGATTATCTCTTAGCGGATATGCAGCATTTGATTATAATGTGCGTAGTGAAAAGAAATTCACAAAACCTTGGGATGCTTATTCTTATGACAAAACAAACGACAGCTATAATAACGTAAAAAACAGCACTAGCATCACAAGTGTAATGCAAGAAGAACGAATTGCCAATCAAAATACCTATTTCGCAAAACTTGCTTACGATCGTAAATTCGACAAACACTCTGTAAACGCTTTTGTAGGATATGAGCAGACTACAATGGACAAAACGCAAACGTATGCTTATAGAAGAGATTTATTGAGTGATCAATTGGATCAGATTTTTACTGGAAGCACTAAAGGGCAAAATGCTACAGGCGGAGCTTATCAAGACGGACGCGAAAGTTTCCTTGGAAGAGTGGCTTACAATTTTGATGATAAATATTTTGCAGAAGTTACTGCTCGTTACAACGGATCATTCAACTTCCCATCTTCAACTCGTTGGGGTATGTTCCCTGCTATAAGTGCAGGTTGGAAAATCTCTGAAGAACCTTTCTTCAAAAACAATATTAAAGGATTTGATTTACTAAAAATAAGAGCTTCTTGGGGAAGAATGGGTAACGACGATTTGAGAGAAACTATTAATGGAGTGGATTATCTTAATCAATATCTTTTCTTAACTAGATATCAGTTAACAACAGATCAGCAGCTTTACAGCTATTTTGGATCAGACTATACATTAAACAACAGTATCTATCTTTCTTCTACTCCGAATCCAAACATTACTTGGGAAATCCAAGACTCTAAAAACATTGGTTTTGATTTTGGATTCTTCGGAAATAAATTAACAGCAACTTTTGATTATTTCAGTAATAAAAGATCTGACATCTTAGCAGCAAGAAATGCGTCTGTGCCTTTGTACACAGGATTATCGCTTCCAAAAGAAAATATCGGAAAAACGGTAAACAGAGGAACTGACTGGTCTATTAATTATGCTGATCGTATCAATAGTTTTAAATATAGTGTTGGTTTTAATTTTACTTATGCACAAAGTGAAGTATTGTTTCGCGATGAAGCGGCAAACATTCCAGCTTGGCAAAAATCAACTGGAAGAGCTATCGATTCTTGGTTAGTATACCAAACAAACGGAATTTATCGTACTCAAGCAGAAGTAGACAATTCACCTCATTTTGAAGGAGCGAAACCTGGCGATCTTTGGGTAAAAGACACTGACGGTGATGGAAACATTACTTCTAATGATAAAGTGAGAATTCCTGAATCTGCAACTCCAAAAATTGCTTATGGTATTCCGATTAGAGCTGAATACAAAGGTTTTTCTGTAGACATGCTTTGGACTGGTCAGGCAAAAGCAAAACAAGTAATCTTGCCGCAAGCGCAAGGCGCTATTGTAGCACCCCCAAGATGGTTATACGATGACAGATATACAGCAGATAATCCAAATTCTAAATACCCTGTTGCCTTCAATGATTCTGATCCTAGAAACAATATTGAAGCGGACTTTTGGCTAAAAGATGCCTCTTTCTTTAGACTAAAATCTTTAGAGGTTTCATATACATTACCTGAAAAAGTACTGTCTAGATTCGGAATACTAAATACAAGATTTTATGCGGGAGGAACAAATTTGTTCTCTATCGACCACATGAAACAGTACAATTTAGATCCTGAAACAAACAATAAAACAGGTGTAATTTATCCACAAACCCGTATTTACAGAATCGGTGTAAGCATTGAATTATAA
- a CDS encoding FAD-binding and (Fe-S)-binding domain-containing protein, with amino-acid sequence MNNNILPKISAKLAGLAKELEGKLFYDHTVRLLYATDASAYKEMPLAVAVPKSKEDIQKIIAFAKENNSSIIPRAAGTSLAGQVVGNGIVVDISQEFTKIISVNQEEKSVWVEPGVIRDELNLHLKPYKLFFGPETSTSNRCMIGGMVGNNACGARSVVYGSTREHVLEIKGFLADGNEVVFGSLINAEFVDKCNGINVVSELEQAIYLQAKEILSSQYNRSLFNANFPKKSIPRRNTGYALDLLADSSPFNDADEKFNFCKLIAGSEGTLFFSTAIKLNLVDALKPYSALVCVHFESIHESLKANIEALKFNPDSVELIDHYILECTKENIEQSKNRFFVKGDPQAILAVEFLRDSQEEIDSIAREMEALMRSQNLGYHFPIVYGEDTNKVWALRKAGLGLLSNIPGDAKAVAVIEDTAVDVNDLPDFIEDFNAILKERNLNCVHYAHAATGELHLRPIIDLKTHEGTALFRTIATDIAHLVKKYKGSLSGEHGDGRLRGEFIPLMLGDEIYQLFVQVKKVWDPWGVFNPGKIVNTPPMDTSLRYTAGQDTPMPETYFDFSEHNGILRAAEMCNGSGDCRKTEKSGGTMCPSYMATRDEKHTTRARANMLRETITNSAKANRFDDENLLEVLDLCLSCKGCKSECPSNVDMAKLKAETLQQYHDKNGVKFRSKLIGNTPKINQLFASAPWLYNLSTKGILGNWIKKSTGFAVERQLPLMHKITFAKWIKNYSQTGDFRNGNVYLYNDEFLNYYDVEIGQTAVKLLNRLGYKVLVPKIGISGRTYLSKGMLKEAREIAEQNIKDFENAIPNDGLLIGIEPSAILSFRDEYPDLCRGDLKEKAKRIAGKTFLIEEFLAQELDAGRIACDSFTDQTERVRMHGHCFQKSLSSLVPLKKILSLPKNYTVLNIPSGCCGMAGSFGYEKEHYDISMKIGELVLFPTIRAEEEITLIAAPGTSCRHQIADGTGRKAQHPVEILFKALK; translated from the coding sequence ATGAATAATAATATCCTTCCAAAGATTTCTGCTAAACTTGCAGGTTTAGCAAAGGAATTAGAGGGCAAATTATTTTACGATCATACCGTGCGTCTGCTGTACGCAACAGATGCAAGCGCTTACAAAGAAATGCCTTTGGCAGTAGCTGTTCCGAAATCGAAAGAAGATATTCAAAAAATTATTGCTTTTGCAAAAGAAAACAACAGCAGTATTATTCCTCGTGCGGCTGGAACTTCACTGGCTGGGCAAGTGGTTGGAAACGGAATTGTGGTTGATATTTCGCAAGAGTTTACCAAAATTATTTCGGTAAATCAGGAAGAAAAATCAGTTTGGGTAGAACCAGGAGTTATTCGTGATGAACTGAATCTTCATTTAAAACCTTATAAGCTTTTTTTTGGACCAGAAACTTCTACCAGCAATCGCTGTATGATTGGGGGAATGGTTGGAAATAATGCCTGCGGAGCGAGATCTGTTGTTTATGGATCAACCCGCGAACATGTACTCGAAATAAAAGGTTTTCTGGCAGATGGAAATGAAGTTGTTTTTGGTTCTTTGATTAATGCCGAATTTGTAGATAAATGTAACGGAATTAATGTTGTAAGCGAACTAGAACAAGCAATTTATCTGCAAGCTAAAGAGATATTATCGTCTCAGTACAATAGAAGCTTATTTAACGCCAATTTTCCTAAGAAATCAATTCCGAGAAGAAATACAGGATATGCGCTAGATTTATTGGCAGACAGCAGTCCGTTTAATGATGCTGATGAAAAGTTCAATTTCTGTAAACTAATTGCAGGCTCCGAAGGAACATTGTTTTTTTCTACAGCAATCAAACTAAATCTAGTTGATGCCTTAAAACCGTATTCAGCTTTGGTTTGCGTTCATTTTGAAAGCATTCATGAATCTTTAAAAGCTAATATAGAAGCATTGAAGTTTAATCCAGACAGTGTGGAGTTAATTGACCATTATATTCTGGAATGCACCAAAGAAAATATAGAACAAAGTAAGAATCGTTTTTTTGTAAAAGGCGATCCTCAAGCTATTTTGGCAGTAGAATTTTTGAGAGATTCTCAAGAAGAAATAGACAGCATTGCCAGAGAAATGGAAGCTTTGATGCGTTCGCAAAATCTTGGATATCATTTCCCAATTGTTTATGGTGAAGACACCAATAAAGTTTGGGCATTAAGAAAAGCAGGATTAGGATTATTGTCCAATATTCCGGGTGATGCCAAAGCAGTTGCCGTAATTGAAGACACAGCGGTCGATGTAAATGATTTACCTGATTTTATTGAAGATTTTAATGCAATCCTGAAAGAGAGAAATCTAAACTGTGTGCATTATGCGCATGCCGCTACGGGTGAATTGCATTTGCGCCCCATTATAGATTTAAAAACTCATGAAGGAACGGCACTTTTTAGAACTATTGCAACCGATATTGCGCATTTGGTAAAAAAATACAAAGGTTCGTTGAGCGGTGAACATGGAGACGGAAGACTTAGAGGAGAATTTATTCCGCTAATGTTGGGAGATGAAATTTATCAGTTATTTGTTCAGGTGAAAAAGGTTTGGGATCCTTGGGGTGTTTTTAATCCTGGGAAAATTGTGAATACGCCTCCTATGGATACGAGTCTGCGTTACACGGCAGGACAAGATACGCCGATGCCTGAAACTTATTTTGATTTTTCGGAACATAACGGAATTCTTCGTGCCGCAGAAATGTGCAACGGTTCTGGTGACTGCAGAAAAACAGAGAAAAGTGGTGGTACAATGTGTCCGAGTTATATGGCTACTCGAGACGAAAAACATACAACTCGAGCGCGTGCCAATATGCTGAGAGAAACCATTACGAATTCAGCAAAAGCAAATAGGTTTGATGATGAAAACTTACTTGAGGTTTTAGATTTGTGCCTAAGCTGTAAAGGCTGTAAGTCAGAATGCCCTTCAAACGTAGATATGGCAAAACTGAAAGCAGAAACTTTACAGCAATATCATGATAAAAACGGTGTAAAATTTAGATCAAAACTGATTGGAAATACGCCAAAAATAAATCAGTTGTTTGCTTCAGCTCCGTGGCTATATAATTTATCTACGAAAGGAATTCTCGGAAATTGGATTAAGAAAAGCACTGGTTTTGCTGTAGAAAGACAATTGCCTTTAATGCACAAAATTACTTTTGCAAAATGGATAAAAAACTATAGTCAAACAGGTGATTTTAGAAACGGAAATGTGTATTTGTATAATGACGAGTTTCTGAATTATTATGATGTCGAAATAGGACAGACGGCTGTCAAACTTTTAAATAGATTAGGTTATAAAGTTTTAGTTCCTAAAATTGGAATCAGCGGAAGAACATATCTCTCAAAAGGAATGTTGAAAGAGGCGCGAGAAATTGCTGAACAGAATATCAAAGATTTTGAGAATGCGATTCCAAATGATGGTCTTTTGATCGGAATTGAACCTTCGGCAATACTTTCATTTCGTGATGAATATCCTGATTTGTGCCGTGGAGATTTAAAAGAAAAAGCAAAAAGAATTGCAGGTAAAACTTTTCTAATAGAAGAATTTCTAGCACAAGAATTGGATGCAGGAAGAATTGCATGCGATAGTTTTACAGATCAAACAGAAAGAGTGCGAATGCATGGACACTGTTTTCAAAAAAGTTTATCGTCTTTAGTTCCGCTTAAAAAGATACTTTCATTGCCAAAGAATTATACAGTTTTAAATATTCCAAGTGGGTGTTGTGGTATGGCAGGTTCGTTTGGCTATGAAAAAGAGCATTATGATATTTCTATGAAAATTGGAGAATTGGTTTTGTTCCCTACAATTAGGGCAGAAGAAGAAATTACGTTAATCGCTGCGCCTGGAACAAGCTGTAGGCATCAGATTGCTGATGGCACAGGACGAAAAGCACAGCATCCGGTAGAAATATTGTTTAAGGCTTTGAAATAG
- a CDS encoding RagB/SusD family nutrient uptake outer membrane protein, producing MKNKINKLINIKKKALILASLFIAVAAVTSCSEDPLDKVPLDSYTDENVWNDLKLTEAFANNLYTVLPSTQHNWNDRTNRSWILSTACDEAFNNFNDYDVWNLNSGALTPDNAGDFNTWKPTYATIQNCNIFLSRIDNVPGDDAWRNRLKGEVLFLRAYAYFKLISDYGGVPLVTKPFELNSDFKVDRSSYDQCVDFIVGELDKAAELLPLTPKDFGRVTKGAALAIKSRTLLYAASPQWNPSNDLTKWKKASDAAKAVMDLNMYSLYDKKYEDLFTTNNSEVIFSRLSSKDPQWSAFNGVEMFNSPSGFHGWANFAPSQSHIDAYGTADGKDITDPTSGYDPQKPYVNRDPRFYKNIVYDGRAYGKPEFFQDRYDAGSSNKAEFYEGGLDSPQGWDTWNASKTRYTFRKYCDTTYNYNNETQTNKAWIISRLGEIYLNYAESEFKLGHEGTAIQYLNLLRQRAGITNPLTGLTGTALENKIRNERQVELCLEGFRYYDVRRWKIAEETENKPLMGVIITKNNDGSKTYTYSKVQERIFKPQHYLLPIPRDEINRTGLPQNPGYN from the coding sequence ATGAAAAATAAAATCAATAAACTAATAAATATAAAAAAGAAGGCACTTATATTAGCTTCTCTTTTTATTGCTGTTGCTGCTGTAACGTCCTGTAGCGAAGATCCTCTAGATAAAGTTCCTTTGGATTCTTATACAGATGAAAATGTGTGGAATGACTTAAAACTTACAGAAGCTTTCGCTAATAATCTTTATACGGTATTGCCAAGCACTCAGCACAACTGGAATGATAGAACAAACAGAAGCTGGATCTTATCTACGGCCTGCGACGAAGCTTTTAATAATTTTAACGATTACGATGTGTGGAATCTTAATTCTGGTGCTCTTACACCAGACAACGCAGGAGATTTCAATACTTGGAAGCCTACTTATGCTACAATCCAAAACTGTAATATCTTTTTGTCCCGAATTGATAACGTGCCTGGAGACGACGCTTGGAGAAACAGATTAAAAGGCGAAGTGCTTTTCTTAAGAGCGTATGCATACTTTAAATTAATTAGCGATTACGGAGGAGTTCCGCTTGTTACTAAACCTTTTGAATTAAATAGTGACTTTAAAGTAGACCGCAGTTCTTATGACCAATGCGTTGATTTTATTGTGGGTGAATTAGACAAAGCGGCCGAATTGCTTCCTTTAACACCTAAAGATTTTGGAAGAGTTACAAAAGGTGCTGCTCTTGCTATAAAATCTAGAACATTGCTTTATGCAGCAAGTCCGCAATGGAATCCATCTAATGATTTGACAAAATGGAAAAAAGCATCAGACGCAGCAAAAGCGGTTATGGATTTAAATATGTACTCGCTTTACGACAAAAAATATGAAGACCTTTTTACTACAAACAATTCAGAAGTTATCTTCTCTCGTTTGTCTAGTAAAGACCCTCAATGGAGTGCTTTTAATGGTGTAGAAATGTTTAATTCGCCAAGCGGTTTTCACGGATGGGCAAATTTTGCTCCAAGCCAAAGTCATATTGATGCTTACGGAACAGCTGACGGAAAAGACATTACAGATCCAACATCTGGTTATGATCCTCAGAAACCTTATGTGAACAGAGATCCACGTTTTTATAAAAATATTGTTTATGATGGACGCGCTTACGGAAAACCTGAATTCTTTCAAGATCGTTACGATGCAGGAAGTTCAAATAAAGCTGAATTCTACGAAGGAGGTTTAGATTCTCCTCAAGGATGGGATACTTGGAACGCTAGTAAAACGCGTTATACTTTCCGTAAATATTGCGATACAACGTACAATTACAATAATGAAACGCAGACTAATAAAGCTTGGATTATTTCTCGTTTAGGAGAAATCTATTTGAACTATGCTGAATCGGAATTTAAATTGGGGCATGAAGGAACTGCTATTCAATATTTAAATTTATTAAGACAACGCGCAGGAATTACAAATCCTTTGACAGGTTTAACTGGAACAGCTTTAGAGAATAAAATTCGCAACGAAAGACAAGTTGAATTATGTCTTGAAGGTTTCCGCTACTACGATGTGCGTCGTTGGAAAATAGCCGAAGAAACTGAAAATAAACCTTTAATGGGAGTAATTATTACCAAAAACAATGACGGTTCTAAAACTTACACCTATTCTAAAGTTCAGGAAAGGATTTTCAAACCACAACACTATCTGCTCCCTATTCCGAGAGACGAGATTAATAGAACAGGTTTACCCCAGAACCCAGGTTATAATTAA
- a CDS encoding RNA polymerase sigma factor — protein sequence MFKKNSCPNTVFEFVYFIKSNYPVAKIHSQLILLNESVALSKVAAGNELIYTELVEKYWQKVLQHALSFVKSYPVAEELTQDVFLQIWNKREKLAEVNSFDNYLFIISRNLIITHIRKKLIETDSLKGEKLQELFFKPDEQYEFKELVEIINEGAALLQEPRRSVFLLSRMEGRDTDYISKELGIATRTVRWHLLQSLNFLRNHLHQQYNVDVLMLILFTAYFFS from the coding sequence ATGTTTAAAAAAAACAGTTGTCCAAATACTGTTTTTGAGTTTGTGTATTTTATAAAAAGTAATTACCCAGTGGCGAAAATTCACTCACAATTGATTTTACTAAATGAATCCGTTGCTTTATCGAAAGTAGCGGCTGGAAATGAATTGATTTATACAGAACTTGTCGAAAAGTACTGGCAAAAGGTATTACAACATGCGCTCAGTTTTGTAAAATCATATCCAGTTGCTGAGGAATTAACCCAAGACGTCTTTCTTCAAATTTGGAATAAACGTGAAAAATTAGCCGAAGTAAACAGCTTTGATAATTATCTTTTTATCATTAGCCGAAATCTGATTATTACTCATATTCGAAAAAAATTAATTGAAACAGATTCTCTTAAAGGGGAAAAATTGCAAGAGTTATTTTTTAAGCCTGATGAACAGTATGAGTTCAAAGAATTGGTTGAAATTATAAACGAAGGTGCCGCACTTTTGCAGGAACCAAGACGTTCTGTTTTCTTGTTAAGCCGAATGGAAGGTAGAGATACAGACTATATTAGTAAGGAACTTGGTATTGCAACGAGAACTGTGCGCTGGCATTTATTACAGTCATTAAACTTCCTTAGAAACCACCTTCATCAACAGTATAATGTCGATGTATTGATGTTAATTTTATTTACCGCGTATTTTTTTTCATAA